A stretch of the Rodentibacter haemolyticus genome encodes the following:
- the mutS gene encoding DNA mismatch repair protein MutS, whose protein sequence is MISEENVSQHTPMMQQYLKLKAENPDILLFYRMGDFYELFYDDAKKAAALLDISLTKRGQSAGQPIPMAGVPYHAIEGYLAKLVQLGEPVAICEQVGDPAMSKGPVERQIVRIVTPGTVSDEALLPERQDNLIAAVYQEKDRFGLATLDMTSGRFQLCEPSDKETLRAELQRISPVEMLYCEDFSEMAAIEQCRGLRRRPIWEFELSTAITLLNHQFGTKDLRAFGVEKSPLGLSAAGCLLQYAKETQRTALPHIQSISVIQNQDSIQLDAATRRNLELTQNLAGGTENTLASVLDKCVTPMGSRLLKRWIHQPIRDREKLQQRQQTIAEILNFDLVDELQPYLQQVGDMERILARVALRSARPRDLTRLRTALAQIPELSSIIQQKTPPFLTALFNQISDFSEQYDLLQRAIIETPPLLIRDGGVIAEGYNSELDEWRALSDGATQYLENLEKRERESTGIDTLKIGFNAVHGYYIQISQGQAHRAPIHYVRRQTLKNAERYIIPELKEYEDKVLKSKGAALALEKQLYEELFDLLLPHLGALQLASLVLSELDVLVNLAERADTLNYVMPTFCDDIRMSIENGRHPVVERVLKEPFIANPVELNSERHLLIITGPNMGGKSTYMRQTALITLMAYIGSFVPADSVQIGPIDRIFTRIGASDDLASGRSTFMVEMTEMANILHQATAQSLVLIDEIGRGTSTYDGLSLAWACAEWLAKKIHSLTLFATHYFELTALPEQFEGIKNVHLDALEHNNSIAFMHAVQEGAASKSYGLAVAALAGVPQSVIKLAKQKLTHLEKISGHSADQQIQALREANQNQGELMFEQENDVLREAIEKLDPDELSPKQALAYLYQLKKMVN, encoded by the coding sequence ATGATTTCAGAAGAAAATGTCTCTCAACACACCCCAATGATGCAGCAATATCTCAAGCTTAAAGCGGAAAATCCGGATATTTTGTTGTTTTATCGAATGGGGGATTTCTATGAGCTGTTTTATGATGATGCGAAGAAAGCCGCTGCACTATTGGATATTTCTTTAACGAAGCGAGGACAATCGGCAGGGCAGCCGATTCCTATGGCGGGTGTGCCTTACCACGCTATAGAGGGCTATTTGGCTAAATTGGTGCAGTTGGGCGAACCTGTCGCCATTTGTGAACAAGTAGGCGATCCGGCAATGAGTAAAGGACCTGTTGAACGTCAAATCGTACGCATTGTTACACCCGGTACAGTGAGTGACGAAGCCTTATTACCGGAACGGCAGGATAATTTGATTGCTGCCGTATATCAAGAAAAGGATAGATTCGGTTTAGCCACATTAGATATGACTTCCGGGCGTTTTCAACTTTGTGAACCTTCGGATAAAGAGACCTTGCGAGCGGAATTGCAACGCATTTCGCCGGTTGAGATGCTTTACTGTGAAGATTTTAGTGAAATGGCTGCGATTGAACAGTGTAGAGGCTTGCGTCGTCGCCCTATTTGGGAATTTGAACTCAGTACGGCGATTACGTTGCTAAACCACCAATTCGGTACAAAAGATTTACGCGCCTTTGGGGTGGAAAAATCACCGCTTGGTTTGAGTGCGGCGGGCTGCTTGTTGCAATACGCAAAAGAAACCCAACGCACGGCATTACCGCATATTCAAAGTATCAGTGTGATTCAAAATCAAGACAGCATCCAACTTGATGCGGCAACACGCCGTAATCTGGAACTCACACAAAACCTTGCCGGTGGAACGGAAAATACCTTGGCTTCCGTGCTGGATAAATGTGTTACCCCAATGGGGAGCCGCTTGCTGAAACGTTGGATTCATCAACCGATTCGCGACAGAGAGAAATTACAACAACGACAACAGACCATTGCGGAAATTCTTAATTTTGATCTTGTCGATGAGCTACAACCTTATTTACAACAAGTAGGGGATATGGAACGTATTTTAGCCCGTGTTGCATTACGTTCCGCACGTCCGCGTGATTTAACACGTTTACGCACCGCATTGGCTCAAATTCCTGAGTTAAGTTCTATTATTCAACAAAAAACACCACCGTTTTTAACCGCACTTTTCAATCAAATTAGTGATTTTAGCGAGCAATATGATCTCCTCCAAAGAGCGATTATCGAGACACCGCCTTTATTAATTCGTGATGGCGGCGTGATTGCAGAAGGCTACAATAGCGAATTGGATGAATGGCGGGCGCTTTCTGACGGTGCAACACAATATCTTGAAAATCTTGAAAAACGTGAGCGTGAAAGCACGGGAATCGATACGCTTAAAATCGGCTTTAATGCGGTGCACGGTTATTACATTCAAATCAGCCAAGGTCAAGCGCATAGAGCACCGATTCATTACGTACGCCGTCAAACGTTGAAGAATGCCGAGCGTTATATTATCCCCGAACTCAAAGAATATGAAGACAAAGTGCTGAAATCTAAAGGTGCGGCATTGGCGTTGGAAAAACAACTTTATGAGGAATTGTTCGATTTATTATTACCGCACTTAGGTGCATTGCAGCTGGCTAGTCTTGTTTTATCGGAGCTTGATGTACTGGTGAACTTGGCAGAACGCGCCGACACTTTAAATTACGTAATGCCGACTTTTTGTGATGATATTCGTATGAGTATTGAAAACGGTCGCCATCCTGTTGTCGAGCGAGTGCTAAAGGAGCCGTTTATTGCCAACCCTGTTGAACTGAATTCCGAGCGCCATTTGCTGATTATCACCGGCCCCAATATGGGAGGGAAAAGCACTTATATGCGCCAAACCGCATTGATCACGCTGATGGCGTATATCGGCAGTTTTGTGCCTGCGGATAGTGTGCAGATCGGTCCGATTGATCGCATTTTTACCCGTATCGGTGCATCGGATGATCTCGCCTCCGGTCGCTCCACTTTTATGGTGGAAATGACGGAAATGGCGAATATTCTCCATCAAGCCACAGCACAAAGTCTAGTTCTTATTGATGAAATAGGACGTGGTACTTCTACCTATGACGGGCTTTCCCTTGCTTGGGCTTGTGCGGAATGGTTGGCGAAAAAGATTCATTCCCTCACTTTATTTGCCACCCATTACTTTGAACTCACCGCTTTACCGGAACAGTTTGAGGGCATTAAAAATGTGCATTTGGATGCCTTAGAACATAACAACTCCATTGCTTTTATGCACGCCGTACAAGAAGGGGCAGCCAGTAAAAGCTACGGTTTGGCGGTGGCTGCATTAGCCGGCGTGCCGCAATCCGTGATTAAATTGGCAAAACAAAAATTAACCCACCTAGAAAAAATTTCAGGACATTCGGCGGATCAGCAAATTCAAGCCTTGCGTGAAGCCAATCAAAATCAAGGAGAGTTAATGTTTGAACAAGAAAATGATGTTTTACGTGAAGCCATTGAAAAACTCGATCCTGATGAACTCAGTCCCAAACAGGCCTTGGCTTATTTGTATCAGTTAAAGAAAATGGTGAATTAA
- a CDS encoding extracellular solute-binding protein codes for MKKLTALFTSSVFLLSTHSIATANDNTVYLYTWSEYVPEGLLDNFTKETGIKVIVSSLESNETMYAKLKTQGKNSGYDVIAPTSYFVSKMIREDMLKELNHEKLPVIKELDPNMLDKPFDKGNKYSLPQLFGATGIAYNTETQNPAQFQSWGDLWKPEFKGSLQMLDDPRELFNIALLKMNKDPNTQDPKVLEEAYQELLKLRGNILAFNSDNPSSGFISGETEVGLLWNGSVRIAKNEGAKIEMVYPKEGTMLWIDNLAIPKTAKNVEGAHKLINYLLSADVAEKLTLQIGYPTSNLNALKRLPKELTDDHSTFISQDVIDRSQWQLDVNDAIDLYEGYYQKLKTAQ; via the coding sequence ATGAAAAAATTGACTGCACTTTTTACTTCAAGTGTATTTTTATTAAGCACCCACAGTATTGCAACTGCGAATGACAATACGGTTTATCTCTATACTTGGAGCGAATACGTGCCGGAGGGGTTACTGGATAACTTTACTAAGGAAACCGGTATTAAAGTAATTGTGTCCAGTTTGGAATCAAATGAAACCATGTATGCCAAGCTGAAAACGCAAGGTAAAAACAGCGGTTATGATGTGATTGCACCAACCAGCTATTTTGTCTCTAAAATGATACGAGAAGATATGCTGAAAGAATTAAATCACGAAAAACTGCCTGTCATCAAAGAATTAGATCCGAATATGTTGGATAAACCTTTTGATAAAGGCAACAAATATTCATTACCGCAATTATTCGGGGCGACCGGTATTGCTTACAACACAGAAACACAAAATCCCGCCCAATTTCAATCATGGGGCGATCTGTGGAAACCTGAATTTAAGGGAAGCTTACAGATGTTGGATGATCCAAGGGAATTGTTCAATATTGCACTATTAAAAATGAACAAAGACCCGAATACGCAAGATCCAAAGGTATTGGAAGAAGCTTATCAAGAATTGCTTAAATTGCGTGGCAATATTTTAGCATTTAATTCGGATAATCCGTCCAGCGGCTTTATTTCGGGCGAAACGGAAGTAGGCTTATTGTGGAACGGTTCCGTTCGCATTGCCAAAAATGAAGGCGCTAAAATTGAAATGGTTTATCCGAAAGAAGGCACAATGCTTTGGATTGATAATTTAGCGATTCCTAAAACCGCTAAAAATGTGGAAGGTGCGCATAAGCTAATTAATTATTTGTTAAGTGCTGATGTTGCAGAAAAACTTACCCTACAAATCGGCTATCCGACTTCTAATCTCAATGCATTAAAACGTTTGCCGAAAGAATTGACTGACGATCATTCAACATTTATTTCTCAGGATGTGATCGATAGAAGCCAATGGCAACTCGATGTGAATGATGCCATTGACTTGTACGAAGGCTATTATCAAAAATTAAAAACCGCTCAATAA
- a CDS encoding zf-HC2 domain-containing protein encodes MQCKQATQFISLSYERPLSVYQKIRLKTHLLICPHCRAFGKNTERVHHFLKNYCQGEGEK; translated from the coding sequence ATGCAATGTAAACAAGCGACTCAATTTATTTCATTATCTTATGAGCGGCCTTTGTCGGTTTATCAGAAAATTCGTCTTAAAACCCATTTACTCATCTGCCCGCATTGTCGGGCTTTTGGTAAGAATACCGAACGAGTACATCATTTCCTAAAAAATTATTGTCAAGGCGAAGGGGAAAAATAA
- the purL gene encoding phosphoribosylformylglycinamidine synthase, with protein sequence MFQIFRGSPALSEFRINGLMQKFRQNAVPVQSVYAEYVHFVELNTPLSTEQESKLKALLHYGPTLTEHEAKGETFIVIPRIGTISSWSSKATDIAHNCGLKAVARIERGLAYYFEFNQKLDEKTQEKLTALLHDRMMETVIRDAKEAEILFRHQSPKPFTTVDILGGGRKALETANIELGLALAEDEIDYLVENFTALGRNPNDIELYMFAQANSEHCRHKIFNADWVIDGEKQDKSLFKMIKNTFEKTPDFVLSAYKDNAAVMEGSKVGRFFADQDGQYRYHNEDTHILMKVETHNHPTAISPFPGAATGSGGEIRDEGATGRGAKPKAGLTGFSVSNLVIPNFEQPWENPLSKPNRIASALDIMLEGPLGGAAFNNEFGRPALLGYFRTYEEKVNSFNGEEVRGYHKPIMLAGGIGNIRAGHVQKGEIPVGAKLIVLGGPAMNIGLGGGAASSMDSGKSKEDLDFASVQRENPEMERRCQEVIDRCWQLGDDNPILFIHDVGAGGLSNAMPELVHDGERGGKFDLRSILCDEKGMSPLEIWCNESQERYVLAVAPEKLELFTTLCERERAPFAVIGEATEEKHLTLHDDHFDNNPIDLPMNVLLGKTPKMTRNVQSSAVKNSPVLQDGIELKEALHRVLRLPVVAEKTFLITIGDRSVTGMVARDQMVGPWQIPVSDVAVTTASLDSYHGEAMAMGERAPVALLDFGASARLAVAESITNIAAANIGDIKRIKLSANWMSAAGHGGEDAGLYEAVKAVGEELCPALGLTIPVGKDSMSMKTTWIDNGEKKTVTAPLSLVISAFARVEDVRKTVTPQLRTDKGLSRLLLIDLGEGKNRLGATALAQVYKQLGDKPADVVNVNALKNFFNAMQALVAEGKLLAYHDRSDGGLIATLTEMAFAGNCGLEVDISALGDNDLAVLFSEELGAVIQVAESELSSVREILKMHDLLSLTHEIGTATGDDRIEIARGNKKLLSEKRSELRGIWAELTHQMQRLRDNPECADQEFEAKKDPANKGLSAFLTYNPNEDIAAPYIAKGVKPKVAVLREQGVNSHVEMAAAFDRAGFAAIDVHMSDLMAGRYNLNDFNAMVACGGFSYGDVLGAGGGWAKSILFNPQLRDQFSQFFANENTLSLGVCNGCQFISTLAEIIPGAENWPRFVRNKSERFEARAAMVKINDTNSLWFQGMAGSHMPIAVSHGEGRVEFKTPENLTALQAQNLIVAQYIDSHLNVTETYPANPNGSVLGITAITNADGRIAAMMPHPERVFRAVSNSWYPEDWSEDGAWMRLFRNARVALES encoded by the coding sequence ATGTTTCAAATTTTCCGTGGCTCTCCTGCCCTTTCTGAATTCCGTATCAATGGTTTAATGCAAAAGTTTCGACAAAATGCTGTGCCGGTGCAATCCGTCTACGCCGAATACGTACATTTTGTGGAACTCAATACGCCACTTTCCACTGAGCAAGAAAGTAAACTGAAAGCCCTACTTCACTACGGACCGACACTCACAGAGCACGAAGCAAAAGGTGAAACTTTCATTGTGATTCCTCGTATCGGTACGATTTCTTCTTGGTCGTCAAAAGCGACTGATATCGCACATAACTGTGGCTTAAAGGCAGTAGCTCGTATTGAACGGGGTTTGGCGTATTATTTCGAATTTAACCAAAAATTAGATGAAAAAACACAAGAAAAATTAACCGCACTTTTACACGACAGAATGATGGAAACCGTCATTCGTGATGCTAAAGAGGCGGAAATTTTATTCCGTCATCAATCCCCGAAACCTTTCACCACTGTCGATATTTTAGGCGGCGGTCGCAAAGCGTTAGAAACGGCAAATATTGAATTGGGCCTTGCGTTGGCAGAGGACGAAATTGATTATTTGGTGGAAAATTTTACCGCACTTGGGCGTAATCCGAACGATATTGAACTTTATATGTTCGCCCAAGCCAACTCCGAACATTGTCGTCACAAAATCTTTAATGCAGACTGGGTTATTGATGGTGAAAAACAAGATAAATCTTTGTTCAAAATGATCAAAAATACGTTTGAGAAAACCCCTGATTTCGTGCTTTCCGCCTATAAAGATAATGCGGCGGTGATGGAAGGCTCAAAAGTCGGTCGTTTCTTTGCTGATCAAGACGGGCAATATCGTTACCACAACGAAGATACTCACATTTTAATGAAGGTCGAAACCCACAACCACCCCACTGCGATTTCTCCATTCCCGGGGGCGGCGACAGGTTCCGGCGGAGAAATTCGTGATGAGGGTGCAACCGGTCGTGGGGCAAAACCCAAAGCAGGCTTAACCGGCTTTTCCGTATCAAATTTAGTGATTCCAAATTTTGAACAACCCTGGGAAAATCCGCTTTCTAAACCCAATCGAATTGCCTCCGCATTAGATATTATGCTTGAAGGTCCACTCGGCGGTGCCGCTTTCAACAATGAATTCGGTCGCCCTGCATTACTGGGTTATTTCCGTACTTATGAAGAGAAAGTAAACAGCTTCAACGGTGAAGAAGTACGTGGCTACCACAAACCGATTATGCTGGCGGGCGGTATTGGTAATATTCGTGCCGGACACGTACAAAAAGGTGAAATTCCGGTCGGTGCGAAACTGATCGTATTAGGCGGTCCGGCAATGAATATCGGTTTAGGTGGCGGTGCCGCTTCTTCAATGGACAGCGGCAAATCCAAAGAAGATTTGGATTTCGCCTCGGTTCAACGTGAAAACCCTGAAATGGAACGCCGTTGCCAAGAAGTGATCGACCGTTGTTGGCAACTTGGTGATGACAACCCGATTTTATTCATTCACGATGTGGGCGCAGGCGGTTTATCCAACGCTATGCCGGAATTGGTACATGATGGCGAACGTGGCGGTAAATTCGATTTACGTTCTATTCTTTGTGATGAAAAAGGAATGTCACCGCTCGAAATTTGGTGTAACGAATCGCAAGAACGCTATGTCCTTGCTGTTGCACCGGAAAAACTCGAATTATTCACCACGCTTTGTGAACGTGAACGCGCACCGTTTGCGGTGATCGGTGAAGCAACCGAAGAAAAACATTTAACCTTACATGATGACCATTTTGACAATAACCCGATTGATTTACCGATGAACGTATTACTCGGTAAAACGCCGAAAATGACCCGTAACGTGCAATCAAGTGCGGTCAAAAATTCCCCTGTTTTACAAGACGGCATCGAATTAAAAGAAGCCCTTCACCGCGTGTTACGTTTACCTGTCGTAGCGGAAAAAACCTTCTTAATTACTATCGGCGACCGCTCGGTAACCGGTATGGTAGCGCGCGATCAAATGGTAGGACCATGGCAGATTCCGGTGTCTGATGTGGCGGTAACCACGGCAAGCCTTGATAGCTATCACGGCGAAGCAATGGCAATGGGAGAACGTGCACCTGTCGCATTACTCGATTTCGGTGCATCGGCACGTTTGGCTGTCGCAGAATCCATCACGAACATTGCCGCGGCAAATATCGGCGATATTAAACGTATCAAACTTTCCGCAAACTGGATGTCCGCCGCAGGACACGGCGGTGAAGATGCAGGTCTTTACGAAGCGGTGAAAGCCGTGGGCGAAGAACTTTGCCCGGCACTCGGACTTACCATTCCGGTGGGTAAAGATTCGATGTCGATGAAAACCACGTGGATTGACAATGGCGAGAAAAAAACCGTAACGGCTCCGCTTTCCTTGGTTATCAGTGCATTTGCCCGTGTCGAAGATGTGCGTAAAACCGTCACCCCGCAACTTCGCACCGATAAAGGCTTATCCCGTTTATTATTAATTGATTTAGGCGAAGGAAAAAATCGCCTTGGTGCGACCGCACTTGCACAAGTTTACAAACAACTCGGCGATAAACCTGCCGATGTCGTGAATGTAAACGCCTTGAAAAACTTCTTCAATGCGATGCAAGCCCTCGTAGCGGAAGGTAAATTATTGGCTTACCACGACCGTTCGGACGGCGGTTTAATTGCCACTTTAACCGAAATGGCATTTGCCGGTAACTGTGGCTTGGAGGTAGATATTTCGGCTCTGGGCGATAACGATCTTGCCGTGTTATTCAGTGAAGAGCTCGGTGCGGTAATTCAAGTGGCGGAAAGCGAATTAAGCTCGGTACGCGAAATCTTAAAAATGCACGATTTACTGTCTCTCACACACGAAATCGGTACTGCCACCGGCGATGATCGTATTGAAATCGCACGTGGAAACAAAAAATTACTTAGTGAAAAACGTTCTGAATTACGTGGTATTTGGGCAGAACTCACTCACCAAATGCAACGATTACGTGATAACCCTGAATGTGCCGATCAAGAATTTGAAGCGAAAAAAGATCCGGCAAACAAAGGCTTATCCGCATTCTTAACTTACAATCCGAATGAAGATATCGCCGCCCCTTACATCGCCAAAGGTGTGAAGCCTAAAGTCGCCGTATTACGTGAACAAGGGGTAAACAGCCACGTAGAAATGGCTGCAGCATTTGATCGTGCAGGCTTTGCCGCAATTGATGTTCATATGAGCGACTTAATGGCTGGGCGTTACAATTTAAACGACTTTAACGCGATGGTCGCTTGTGGCGGTTTCTCTTACGGAGACGTACTCGGCGCGGGTGGCGGTTGGGCAAAATCAATTTTGTTCAACCCACAATTACGCGATCAATTCAGCCAATTCTTCGCCAATGAAAACACCCTTTCATTGGGCGTGTGTAACGGCTGTCAATTTATCTCAACCCTTGCCGAAATTATCCCCGGTGCAGAAAACTGGCCACGTTTCGTTCGCAACAAATCCGAACGTTTTGAAGCAAGGGCTGCAATGGTGAAAATCAATGATACCAACTCCTTATGGTTCCAAGGTATGGCAGGTTCACATATGCCGATTGCCGTATCTCACGGAGAAGGTCGCGTAGAATTTAAAACACCGGAAAATTTGACCGCACTTCAAGCCCAAAACCTGATTGTCGCACAATACATCGATAGCCATTTGAACGTAACCGAAACCTATCCGGCAAACCCAAATGGTTCCGTTTTAGGCATCACTGCAATCACTAACGCAGACGGGCGCATCGCCGCCATGATGCCACATCCGGAACGCGTATTCCGAGCCGTAAGCAACTCTTGGTATCCGGAAGATTGGAGCGAAGACGGTGCCTGGATGCGGTTGTTTAGAAATGCGAGAGTAGCGCTGGAGTCGTGA
- a CDS encoding sigma-70 family RNA polymerase sigma factor, with product MLKFTVLQLSDRSLAEDIVQEAFESAYKYADTFRGKAALKTWIFAILKNKIIDALKRKNQLITVSELVEEQDVEHFFDQQGHWHKNEAVSDWGGAQSAVYKSEFWAIFHLCLNKLTSQQARVFMMRNYIGLSAREICQECNISITNLNVLLYRARLQLQVCLSKNWFNGENDAM from the coding sequence ATGCTTAAATTTACTGTATTACAACTCTCTGACCGGAGTTTGGCAGAAGATATAGTTCAAGAAGCCTTTGAATCCGCTTATAAATATGCTGATACCTTCCGAGGGAAAGCGGCACTGAAAACGTGGATATTTGCGATTCTTAAAAATAAGATTATTGATGCTTTGAAGCGAAAAAATCAGTTGATTACAGTATCGGAATTGGTTGAGGAGCAAGACGTTGAGCATTTTTTTGATCAACAGGGGCATTGGCATAAAAATGAGGCGGTTTCAGATTGGGGTGGCGCGCAATCAGCCGTTTATAAAAGTGAATTTTGGGCGATTTTCCATCTTTGTTTAAATAAACTGACTTCTCAGCAAGCCCGTGTTTTTATGATGCGTAATTATATCGGTCTATCCGCTCGAGAGATTTGTCAAGAATGCAATATCTCGATTACGAATCTCAATGTGTTACTTTATCGTGCCAGATTACAGCTACAAGTTTGTTTGTCAAAAAATTGGTTTAATGGTGAAAATGATGCAATGTAA
- the msrP gene encoding protein-methionine-sulfoxide reductase catalytic subunit MsrP — translation MLKQSDVTPETIFKQRRKIITALGLGMAGALLPKTHFANVPINSTSLNTLELTPEEKVIGYNNFYEFGVDKGSPARYAKAFKTNPWQLEISGEVEQPFTLDYAALTNTFPLEERIYRFRCVEAWSMVIPWQGFELARLIEKAKPTSKAKYVVFHTLFDPEQMPGQKNHFFGGGIDYPYVEALRLDEALNSLTLLATGLYGKPLLPQNGAPIRLVVPWKYGFKSIKSIVKITFSENRPLTTWEKLAPNEYGFYANVNPNVDHPRWSQSSERVIGSGGLLSVKRQPTLMFNGYEKEVAHLYTGLDLGKNF, via the coding sequence ATGCTAAAGCAATCTGACGTAACCCCTGAGACGATTTTTAAACAAAGACGCAAAATTATCACCGCACTTGGGCTTGGAATGGCGGGCGCATTATTGCCGAAAACCCACTTTGCCAATGTTCCTATAAATTCAACATCCCTCAATACTTTGGAACTAACTCCCGAAGAGAAAGTGATCGGTTACAATAATTTTTATGAATTCGGTGTAGATAAAGGCTCTCCTGCCCGCTATGCCAAAGCATTTAAGACCAACCCCTGGCAACTTGAAATTAGCGGTGAAGTCGAGCAACCTTTTACCCTCGACTACGCAGCCCTAACCAACACCTTTCCCCTAGAAGAACGTATTTATCGCTTTCGTTGCGTTGAGGCTTGGTCAATGGTCATTCCTTGGCAGGGATTTGAACTGGCCCGCTTAATTGAAAAAGCAAAGCCGACTTCCAAAGCCAAATATGTTGTTTTCCATACCCTGTTTGATCCCGAACAAATGCCGGGGCAAAAAAACCACTTTTTCGGCGGTGGGATTGATTACCCTTATGTGGAAGCCTTGCGTTTAGACGAGGCGCTAAACTCATTAACATTACTGGCAACAGGTTTATACGGCAAGCCCCTACTACCGCAAAATGGCGCGCCAATCCGGCTGGTTGTGCCGTGGAAATATGGCTTTAAAAGTATCAAGTCCATCGTTAAAATTACTTTCTCGGAAAACCGCCCATTAACCACTTGGGAAAAACTCGCTCCTAACGAATACGGTTTTTACGCTAATGTAAATCCGAATGTAGATCATCCCCGTTGGTCTCAATCATCTGAAAGGGTTATCGGCAGTGGTGGACTGTTATCGGTCAAACGACAACCCACGTTAATGTTCAACGGCTACGAAAAAGAAGTCGCTCATTTATACACAGGTTTAGATCTAGGGAAAAATTTCTAA
- a CDS encoding carboxymuconolactone decarboxylase family protein, whose amino-acid sequence MSQFTIHTIESAPEGAKEALSAVKNANGFIPNLIGVLANAPTALETYRTVGGINGRNSLTATEREVVQITAAVVNGCGFCVAGHTKIALKVLNLEEELVNQIRATARIESAHKLDTLARFTLAVILQKAKLTAVQLQTFFEAGYTQENAIDVILGVSLATLCNYVNNIAETPINPELQPFA is encoded by the coding sequence ATGTCGCAATTTACTATTCACACTATTGAAAGTGCGCCTGAAGGTGCAAAAGAAGCATTAAGTGCGGTTAAAAACGCCAATGGATTTATTCCGAACTTAATCGGCGTACTTGCTAACGCACCAACCGCATTAGAAACCTATCGCACGGTTGGCGGGATTAACGGTAGAAACAGCCTTACGGCAACCGAACGTGAAGTGGTGCAAATTACGGCTGCCGTAGTAAACGGTTGCGGTTTCTGTGTTGCAGGACACACAAAAATTGCGTTAAAAGTATTAAATTTGGAAGAAGAATTGGTAAACCAAATTCGTGCAACGGCACGTATTGAAAGCGCTCATAAGCTTGATACGTTGGCACGTTTTACGCTTGCCGTCATACTCCAAAAAGCCAAACTGACAGCAGTGCAATTACAAACTTTCTTTGAGGCGGGATACACGCAAGAAAATGCGATTGATGTGATTCTCGGGGTAAGCCTTGCCACCTTATGCAACTATGTAAACAACATTGCAGAAACACCGATTAATCCTGAATTACAGCCTTTCGCTTAA
- a CDS encoding protein-methionine-sulfoxide reductase heme-binding subunit MsrQ — protein sequence MLRFWRIFIHLSCISPAIWLGYVLSDDAPNLLGSDPIKEIEHFLGYTAIIIFCVMFFVGIILQLLQKNQYQILRRPLGLWAFVWAALHITGYFTLELGLDINLFFSELFTRPYLLLGFIAFAILTLMAITSLPSLKRKLGQKWFKIHQLAYLAIGLAAVHYYWSVKSVTLAPIIIGVCVLIILIWKCLSSKFIR from the coding sequence ATGCTACGTTTTTGGCGAATATTCATTCATTTATCCTGTATCAGTCCCGCAATATGGCTGGGTTACGTCCTTAGCGATGACGCTCCTAACCTACTCGGCAGCGATCCGATTAAAGAAATTGAACATTTTCTCGGTTACACCGCAATCATTATTTTTTGCGTGATGTTTTTTGTCGGCATTATCTTGCAATTACTGCAAAAAAATCAGTATCAAATTTTACGCCGACCACTCGGACTATGGGCTTTTGTTTGGGCAGCCTTACATATCACCGGCTATTTTACGTTGGAATTAGGGCTAGATATAAATCTGTTTTTCAGTGAGCTATTTACTCGCCCCTATTTGCTCCTGGGTTTTATCGCCTTTGCCATTTTAACCTTAATGGCAATCACATCATTACCTTCACTAAAACGGAAATTAGGGCAAAAATGGTTTAAAATTCACCAATTGGCTTATCTTGCCATTGGACTTGCGGCAGTACATTATTATTGGTCGGTAAAAAGCGTTACACTTGCACCGATTATTATCGGTGTTTGCGTGCTGATTATTTTGATATGGAAGTGCCTTTCGTCCAAATTTATTCGTTAA